One genomic window of Halococcus sediminicola includes the following:
- the thsA gene encoding thermosome subunit alpha: protein MGNQPLIVLSDDSQRTSGKDAQSMNITAGQAVAEAVRTTLGPKGMDKMLVSDAGDVVVTNDGVTILKEMDIEHPAANMIVEVAETQEDEVGDGTTTAVVEAGELLEKAEDLLDQDIHATTLAQGYREAAEEAKSILEDVAIDVDESDTDTLEQIAATAMTGKGAESSRDLLAELVVSAVTAISDDEGIDTDNIQVEKAVGGSVDESELVEGVIVDKERVHDNMPYFKEDANVALLDSALEVKETEIDAEVNVTDPDQLQEFMDQEEEQLKEMVDQLVDVGADVVFCQDGIDDMAQHYLAQEGILAVRRAKSSDMGRLARSTGARVVSNLDDIEESDLGFAGSVAERDIAGDQRIFVEDVEDAKAVTLILRGGTEHVVDEIERAIEDSLGVVRVTLEDGKVLPGGGAPETELSLGLRDYADSVGGREQLAVEAFADAIDIIPRTLAENAGLDPIDSLVDLRSQHDGGSDTMGLDAYTGDVVDMEEDGVVEPLRVKTQAIESATEAAVMILRIDDVIAAGDLKGGQTDDGDDGGPPAGGAPGGMGGMGGMGGMGGMGGMGGMM, encoded by the coding sequence ATGGGTAACCAGCCCCTCATCGTACTCTCGGACGACTCCCAGCGAACCTCTGGGAAGGACGCACAGTCGATGAACATCACCGCGGGTCAGGCGGTCGCCGAAGCGGTTCGGACGACGCTCGGCCCGAAAGGGATGGACAAGATGCTCGTCTCCGACGCGGGCGACGTCGTCGTCACGAACGACGGTGTCACCATTTTGAAAGAGATGGACATCGAGCACCCGGCGGCGAACATGATCGTCGAGGTCGCCGAGACACAGGAAGACGAGGTCGGCGACGGCACGACGACAGCAGTCGTCGAGGCCGGCGAACTCCTCGAAAAGGCCGAGGACCTCCTCGACCAGGACATCCACGCGACGACGCTCGCACAGGGCTACCGTGAGGCCGCCGAAGAGGCCAAGTCGATCCTCGAAGACGTCGCCATCGACGTCGACGAGTCCGACACCGACACCCTCGAACAGATCGCCGCGACGGCGATGACGGGCAAGGGCGCGGAGAGTTCGCGCGACCTGCTCGCCGAACTCGTCGTCAGCGCCGTGACCGCCATCAGCGACGACGAGGGCATCGACACCGACAACATCCAGGTCGAGAAGGCCGTCGGCGGCTCAGTCGACGAGTCCGAGCTCGTCGAGGGCGTCATCGTGGACAAGGAGCGCGTCCACGACAACATGCCCTACTTCAAGGAGGACGCGAACGTCGCGCTGCTCGACAGCGCCCTCGAAGTCAAGGAGACCGAGATCGACGCCGAGGTCAACGTCACCGACCCCGACCAGCTCCAGGAGTTCATGGACCAGGAAGAAGAACAGCTCAAGGAGATGGTCGACCAGCTCGTCGACGTCGGCGCCGACGTTGTCTTCTGTCAGGACGGCATCGACGACATGGCCCAGCACTACCTCGCCCAGGAGGGCATCCTCGCCGTGCGCCGCGCGAAATCCAGCGACATGGGCCGGCTCGCCCGCTCGACGGGCGCGCGCGTCGTCTCGAATCTCGACGATATCGAAGAGTCGGACCTCGGCTTCGCGGGATCGGTCGCCGAGCGCGACATCGCGGGCGATCAGCGCATCTTCGTCGAGGACGTTGAAGACGCCAAAGCGGTCACGCTCATCCTTCGCGGCGGCACCGAACACGTCGTCGACGAGATCGAACGCGCCATCGAGGACTCCCTCGGTGTCGTGCGCGTCACGCTCGAAGACGGCAAGGTCCTCCCCGGCGGCGGCGCACCCGAGACCGAGCTTTCCTTGGGACTGCGTGACTACGCCGACTCCGTCGGTGGGCGCGAACAGCTCGCCGTCGAGGCCTTCGCCGACGCCATCGACATCATCCCGCGCACGCTCGCCGAGAACGCGGGTCTCGACCCCATCGACTCGCTTGTCGACCTCCGCAGCCAGCACGACGGCGGGAGCGACACGATGGGTCTCGATGCCTACACCGGCGACGTCGTCGACATGGAAGAGGACGGTGTCGTCGAACCGCTGCGCGTCAAAACGCAGGCCATCGAGAGTGCAACTGAAGCCGCCGTGATGATTCTCCGTATCGACGACGTCATCGCCGCGGGCGATCTGAAGGGCGGCCAGACCGACGACGGCGACGACGGCGGCCCGCCCGCCGGCGGCGCACCCGGCGGTATGGGTGGCATGGGCGGTATGGGTGGCATGGGCGGTATGGGTGGCATGGGCGGCATGATGTAA
- a CDS encoding YihY/virulence factor BrkB family protein — translation MAVVVDVVALARRERLVLTAASIAYFAFISLVPLLLLVVVAVTALGGDALAMRTVTRATRTLVPENAALLRGIVFGAADGGATALSIVVLLWGALLTFRALNTAFGGIYGTHGERSLPGTIADVVLVFVVVIVAVVAMVVGGVVLSAVVETRLWKTFGPVVVFTVFTVVFVPLYYILPDVDSGFGEILPGTIVAAAAWTVLQSLFGYYATISTLPQLYGAASAVLLILVWLYVGGFALLVGAALNATLAERADPDEGWVPVDH, via the coding sequence ATGGCCGTGGTCGTGGATGTGGTCGCGCTCGCCCGCCGGGAGCGGCTCGTGCTGACGGCGGCGAGCATCGCGTACTTCGCGTTCATCTCGCTGGTGCCGCTGTTGTTGTTGGTCGTGGTCGCGGTCACGGCACTCGGCGGCGACGCGCTGGCGATGCGGACCGTCACGCGGGCGACGCGCACGCTCGTGCCCGAAAACGCCGCCCTGTTGCGCGGGATCGTCTTCGGCGCGGCGGACGGCGGGGCGACGGCACTCAGTATCGTCGTCCTGCTCTGGGGTGCACTGCTGACGTTTCGCGCGCTCAACACCGCCTTCGGCGGTATTTATGGTACTCACGGCGAGCGCTCGCTTCCGGGGACGATCGCCGACGTCGTGCTCGTGTTCGTCGTCGTCATCGTCGCCGTGGTGGCGATGGTCGTCGGCGGCGTCGTGCTGTCGGCCGTCGTCGAGACTCGGCTCTGGAAGACCTTCGGCCCGGTCGTCGTCTTCACCGTCTTCACGGTCGTGTTCGTCCCGCTGTACTACATCCTGCCGGACGTCGACAGCGGGTTCGGCGAGATACTGCCGGGAACGATAGTCGCCGCCGCGGCGTGGACCGTCCTCCAGTCGCTCTTTGGCTACTACGCCACGATATCGACGCTGCCACAGCTCTACGGCGCGGCGAGCGCCGTCCTGTTGATCCTCGTCTGGCTCTACGTGGGCGGGTTCGCCCTGCTGGTCGGCGCGGCGCTGAACGCCACCCTCGCCGAGCGCGCCGACCCCGACGAGGGATGGGTTCCGGTCGACCACTGA
- the lrp gene encoding HTH-type transcriptional regulator Lrp: MTYENLDTELVNALLDDGRASLRSLADDLDVSVTTVSNHLADLEANGVIRGYSPDIDYDGLGYDVTAIIQLKVEGSALPDITERLREHDQMVSVYEVTGDHDVVAIGKFRDTDDMNDRIKTLLTDPDINESNTNIVLNTVSEHEQFELATD, from the coding sequence ATGACGTACGAGAACCTGGATACGGAACTGGTGAACGCGCTGCTCGACGACGGCCGGGCGAGTCTGCGAAGCCTCGCCGACGACCTCGACGTCTCGGTCACGACGGTGTCGAACCATCTCGCGGATCTCGAAGCGAACGGCGTGATTCGGGGCTATTCGCCGGACATCGACTACGACGGCCTTGGCTACGACGTGACGGCGATCATCCAGCTCAAAGTCGAGGGCAGCGCCCTGCCGGACATCACCGAGCGCCTGCGCGAACACGATCAGATGGTGTCGGTCTACGAGGTGACCGGCGACCACGACGTCGTCGCCATCGGGAAGTTCAGGGACACCGACGACATGAACGACCGCATCAAGACCCTCCTCACCGATCCCGATATCAACGAATCGAACACGAACATCGTGCTCAACACCGTGAGCGAACACGAGCAGTTCGAACTCGCCACCGATTAG
- a CDS encoding ferritin-like domain-containing protein, which translates to MREHDKTMTDDSTNDTSRTAQDDWEFDRNETTTTGGDSGPLGRIGDELRSRRNFLSNTAKVGAGAAALGALGSGTAAAAHGEQPYSDSDYEDANEFGYGALTDVQIVKFALILERLEATFYTEAVGTAPVGQMGTEGDENGGQLGEHDIERSDIAAQFANPSRRYSTFQRFQQIRDHEQAHVEALEGVLEEVGEDPNFASDLEFEFPYEDTVEFVALAQALEDTGAGAYTGAAPAVDTEEYLAPAAQILAVEARHASYLRVLNSPLPAGSGARNPFPDAFQPRLSVQEVVDRAAPFIVGVDSLDQVTELLGGYAIDVTDD; encoded by the coding sequence GTGCGCGAGCACGACAAGACCATGACCGACGACTCCACCAACGACACGAGCCGCACCGCACAGGACGACTGGGAGTTCGACCGCAACGAGACCACGACGACCGGCGGCGACAGCGGGCCGCTCGGCCGCATCGGCGACGAACTCCGCTCGCGGCGGAACTTCCTCTCGAACACCGCGAAGGTCGGGGCCGGAGCCGCCGCCCTCGGCGCGCTCGGCAGCGGCACCGCCGCGGCCGCCCACGGCGAACAGCCCTACTCCGATTCGGACTACGAGGACGCCAACGAGTTCGGCTACGGCGCGCTCACCGACGTGCAGATCGTCAAGTTCGCACTGATCCTCGAACGCCTCGAAGCCACCTTCTACACCGAGGCAGTCGGCACCGCACCGGTCGGACAGATGGGGACGGAAGGCGACGAAAACGGCGGCCAGCTCGGCGAGCACGACATCGAGCGCTCGGACATCGCCGCGCAGTTCGCCAACCCCTCCCGGCGCTACTCCACCTTCCAGCGCTTCCAGCAGATCCGCGACCACGAGCAGGCCCACGTCGAGGCGCTTGAGGGTGTCCTCGAGGAGGTCGGCGAGGACCCGAACTTCGCCAGCGATCTCGAATTCGAGTTCCCCTACGAGGACACCGTCGAGTTCGTTGCTCTCGCGCAGGCGCTCGAAGACACCGGCGCGGGGGCCTACACCGGCGCTGCGCCCGCCGTCGACACCGAGGAGTACCTCGCGCCGGCCGCACAGATCCTCGCGGTCGAGGCCCGCCACGCGAGCTACCTCCGGGTGCTCAACAGCCCGCTGCCGGCCGGCTCGGGCGCGCGCAACCCGTTCCCCGACGCCTTCCAGCCACGACTCAGCGTGCAGGAAGTCGTCGACCGCGCCGCACCGTTCATCGTCGGCGTCGACAGTCTCGATCAGGTCACCGAACTGCTCGGCGGCTACGCCATCGACGTCACCGACGACTGA
- a CDS encoding phosphatase PAP2 family protein — MRGLGVTEALRALPDALSVLFALLTQLADVWFVLGLLTLLYWFGEHSPLSLPRERGALLVALAFGGLSLIVVLKGFFALPRPPMAGEASGLRYVPEVLHGAYANAATATGYGFPSGHALTATVVWGGLAAVLDVGTRGRRALVAGGVVGVVCLARLVLGVHYLVDVLAGVGFGLAYLAVVLPIARGRVRRAFGVAAVVAAGTLVGTVTPDSALALGATAGALVAWEGVGDRLSEEYRMGVAFGLVGAAVLGGGFAAVYLLALGVVPTALAGAAIGAGVIAMPLLAAPGRSWA; from the coding sequence ATGCGCGGCCTCGGAGTCACCGAGGCGCTGCGGGCGCTCCCCGACGCGCTGTCGGTGCTGTTCGCCCTGCTCACGCAACTGGCCGACGTCTGGTTCGTTCTCGGCCTGCTCACGCTTTTGTACTGGTTCGGCGAGCACTCGCCGCTTTCCCTCCCGCGCGAGCGGGGCGCGTTGCTCGTCGCACTCGCGTTCGGCGGTCTCTCGCTCATCGTCGTCCTGAAGGGCTTCTTCGCGCTGCCACGGCCGCCGATGGCCGGCGAGGCGTCGGGTCTGCGCTACGTGCCCGAGGTCTTGCACGGAGCCTACGCCAACGCGGCGACCGCGACGGGCTACGGCTTTCCGAGCGGCCACGCGCTCACCGCGACGGTCGTCTGGGGCGGTCTCGCGGCCGTTCTCGACGTCGGCACGCGCGGCCGGCGCGCGCTCGTCGCCGGGGGCGTCGTCGGCGTCGTCTGTCTCGCACGGCTCGTCCTCGGCGTGCACTACCTCGTCGACGTGCTCGCCGGCGTCGGGTTCGGACTGGCCTACCTCGCCGTCGTCCTGCCGATCGCCCGCGGACGGGTACGGCGGGCGTTCGGGGTGGCCGCCGTCGTCGCCGCGGGAACGCTCGTCGGAACGGTGACCCCCGACAGCGCGCTGGCGCTCGGGGCGACCGCCGGCGCGCTCGTGGCGTGGGAAGGCGTTGGCGACCGTCTCTCGGAAGAATATCGGATGGGCGTCGCGTTCGGCCTCGTCGGGGCGGCGGTGCTCGGCGGCGGGTTCGCGGCGGTCTATCTGCTTGCGCTCGGCGTGGTTCCCACCGCGCTCGCGGGGGCGGCCATCGGCGCTGGCGTCATCGCGATGCCGTTGCTGGCCGCGCCCGGTCGGTCGTGGGCGTGA
- the glnA gene encoding type I glutamate--ammonia ligase, with the protein MTNGTPTRDGPSAEARRVLEAIDEHNVDFLRLQFTDILGTVKNVSIPATQAEKAFVEGIYFDGSSIEGFVRIQESDMRLTPDPSTFAVLPWRDRDDGTASARLICDVMNTSTGEPFVGDPRGVLKGAIDRAADMGYDINAAPEPEFFLFEQDEDGNATTVTNDAGGYFDLAPKDLASDVRRDIIYGLEEMGFDIEASHHEVAAGQHEINFTYDDALTTADNVATFRAVVRAIAAEHDLHATFMPKPIAEVAGSGMHTHLSLFSGGENAFHDAGDEFDLSETAKQFLAGVLEHAPAITAVCNPTVNSYKRLVPGYEAPVYIAWSDRNRSSLVRKPAARTPAASRIELRSPDPSCNPYLAFAAMIHAGLDGIERGLSAPKPVRDNIYEFDAKRRAEHGIETLPTTLAGALDALEADEVVTEALGEHVTEKFLEAKRSEVMDYRVSVSEWEKERYLETF; encoded by the coding sequence ATGACAAACGGAACTCCGACACGCGACGGGCCGTCGGCCGAGGCCAGGCGCGTTCTCGAAGCGATAGACGAACACAACGTCGACTTCCTCAGACTCCAGTTCACGGACATCCTCGGAACAGTCAAAAACGTCTCCATTCCGGCCACACAGGCCGAGAAGGCGTTCGTCGAAGGCATCTACTTCGACGGTTCCTCGATCGAGGGGTTCGTCAGGATCCAGGAGTCGGACATGCGGCTCACGCCCGACCCATCGACCTTTGCCGTGCTGCCGTGGCGCGACCGCGACGACGGCACCGCGAGCGCGCGGCTCATCTGCGACGTGATGAACACCTCGACCGGCGAACCGTTCGTCGGCGACCCACGTGGCGTCCTCAAGGGTGCCATCGACCGCGCCGCCGACATGGGCTACGACATCAACGCCGCACCGGAACCCGAGTTCTTCCTGTTCGAACAGGACGAGGACGGGAACGCCACTACCGTGACGAACGACGCGGGCGGCTACTTCGATCTCGCGCCGAAGGACCTCGCCTCGGACGTGCGCCGGGACATCATCTACGGACTCGAGGAGATGGGCTTCGACATCGAGGCCTCCCACCACGAGGTCGCCGCCGGCCAACACGAGATCAACTTCACCTACGACGACGCGCTCACGACTGCCGACAACGTCGCCACCTTTCGGGCCGTGGTGCGCGCCATCGCGGCCGAACACGACCTGCACGCGACGTTCATGCCCAAACCCATCGCGGAGGTCGCCGGTTCGGGCATGCACACCCACCTCTCGCTGTTTTCGGGCGGCGAGAACGCCTTCCACGACGCGGGCGACGAGTTCGATCTGAGCGAGACGGCAAAGCAGTTCCTCGCCGGCGTCCTGGAGCACGCACCCGCCATCACGGCGGTCTGCAACCCCACAGTAAATAGCTACAAACGGCTCGTGCCGGGCTATGAGGCCCCGGTCTACATCGCGTGGTCGGATCGTAATCGCTCCTCGCTCGTGCGCAAACCCGCCGCGCGCACGCCCGCAGCCTCACGGATCGAACTCCGCTCGCCGGACCCCTCCTGTAATCCCTACCTCGCCTTCGCGGCCATGATTCACGCCGGTCTCGACGGTATCGAGCGCGGTCTTTCGGCTCCCAAGCCGGTGCGCGACAACATCTACGAGTTCGACGCCAAACGCCGCGCCGAGCACGGCATCGAGACGCTGCCGACGACGCTCGCCGGCGCGCTCGACGCGCTCGAAGCCGACGAGGTGGTCACCGAGGCCCTCGGCGAACACGTCACCGAGAAGTTCCTCGAAGCCAAGCGCTCGGAGGTCATGGACTACCGCGTGTCGGTCAGCGAGTGGGAGAAGGAGCGCTACCTCGAGACGTTCTGA
- a CDS encoding YihY/virulence factor BrkB family protein → MGFLSAEPEPTGVRTGTDTTGWTSGVLSIGRTVVAVARQEQITLMAASLAYYLFTALVPLLLFSVIALSLLGNGLLTQVSGTASGTVLPSGVSVPKTLLANTQGRFRAAVLGAVILAWSALRTFGALDGAFAAVYDEREAISPVDKAIDAAVVFVTVTLAAVALAVVGGALALAVKDRLLLRVLSPFFLLVTLVVVFAPLYYLLPEVDGVTLGEILPGTMLAAFVWTISSVVVRLYATTSSSVQFYGVAGGVLLVLTWLYVGGLALLVGAALNATLAGRVDPDAEWLPTEYL, encoded by the coding sequence GTGGGGTTCTTATCGGCCGAACCAGAACCGACGGGCGTGAGAACCGGCACCGATACGACGGGGTGGACGAGTGGCGTACTCTCGATCGGCAGGACCGTCGTCGCGGTCGCCAGACAGGAGCAAATCACGCTCATGGCCGCGAGCCTCGCGTACTACCTCTTCACCGCGCTTGTCCCGCTCCTCCTGTTCTCGGTCATCGCGCTCTCGCTTTTGGGCAACGGCCTGCTCACACAGGTCTCGGGGACGGCATCGGGGACGGTCCTGCCGAGTGGCGTCTCGGTGCCCAAAACGCTGCTCGCCAACACACAGGGCCGATTTCGCGCGGCGGTTCTCGGAGCGGTCATCCTCGCGTGGAGCGCTCTCAGAACGTTCGGCGCGCTCGACGGGGCGTTCGCGGCGGTCTACGACGAACGTGAGGCGATATCGCCGGTCGATAAAGCCATCGACGCGGCGGTGGTGTTCGTGACCGTCACGCTCGCGGCTGTGGCGCTCGCGGTCGTCGGCGGGGCGCTCGCACTCGCCGTCAAGGACCGACTCCTCCTGCGGGTGCTCTCGCCGTTCTTTTTGCTCGTCACGCTGGTCGTCGTCTTCGCGCCGCTCTACTACCTCCTGCCGGAGGTCGATGGCGTCACACTGGGCGAGATCCTGCCCGGAACGATGCTCGCGGCGTTCGTCTGGACGATATCGTCCGTCGTCGTGCGGCTGTACGCGACGACGTCGAGCAGCGTGCAGTTCTACGGCGTCGCCGGCGGCGTCCTGTTGGTGCTCACATGGTTGTACGTCGGCGGACTGGCGCTGCTGGTCGGGGCGGCGCTGAACGCGACGCTCGCCGGCCGCGTCGACCCCGATGCCGAGTGGCTCCCGACAGAATATCTCTGA
- a CDS encoding ribonuclease BN has product MSEEPEETEEIGEPVREGTDTRRGDRSGGETATLDDVETLREDVVAFADEVEDRIIKRDTLENDLKKYVRKRQRRGHVRGWGPYLVLLYGTVMTVGAFAYLSGGWAILAMLVVWLSTLGLYVLMTLVGLVGTAVGLPGRLTERVREFRS; this is encoded by the coding sequence ATGAGCGAGGAGCCAGAGGAAACCGAGGAGATCGGCGAGCCGGTGCGGGAGGGGACCGACACGCGCCGAGGAGACCGGAGCGGCGGCGAGACCGCGACCCTCGACGACGTCGAGACCCTCCGGGAGGACGTCGTCGCGTTCGCAGACGAGGTCGAAGACCGCATCATCAAACGCGACACGCTCGAAAACGATCTGAAGAAGTACGTCCGCAAACGCCAGCGCCGTGGTCACGTCCGCGGCTGGGGACCGTATCTCGTCTTACTCTACGGCACCGTGATGACCGTCGGCGCGTTCGCCTATCTGAGCGGCGGATGGGCCATCCTCGCCATGCTCGTCGTCTGGCTCTCGACGCTCGGACTGTACGTCCTGATGACCCTCGTCGGACTGGTCGGGACGGCCGTCGGCCTGCCGGGACGGCTCACCGAGCGAGTACGCGAGTTCCGCTCGTAG
- a CDS encoding DUF5787 family protein, with the protein MREFAFELALCASLEADVEGVVSRQLGTSLHGNRVMDVVHVEPGPGFDDRVRLTPHEIPVAAIESRVGVGTARYWKECFDCHPEHARSATERALDIGFFERENHGSREYVRQTARYPDDWFGTLVGIENKPDLGTPGDLESQLRRDVSLGLLDSVILATASHVTGAHLNRIPDAVGIWRFDPDGGTREVLREPTPLSPTEPGIEIGTRGAAKTAIRPVTADQKSRARRRIAERAYGKGWRTYDFPGCARVQDDEFAGARGLPYCEWKGRFVHPAAECSADCGGHEPADPPDVDLDGERDRRSPWLRNPERRQRRQAGLGRF; encoded by the coding sequence GTGCGCGAGTTCGCGTTCGAGCTGGCGCTGTGTGCCAGCCTCGAAGCCGACGTCGAGGGGGTCGTGAGCCGCCAGCTCGGCACGAGTCTTCACGGCAATCGGGTAATGGACGTCGTTCACGTGGAACCCGGTCCGGGTTTCGACGACCGGGTACGACTCACACCCCACGAGATCCCCGTGGCGGCCATCGAGAGCCGTGTCGGCGTCGGTACGGCGCGCTACTGGAAGGAGTGTTTCGACTGCCATCCCGAACACGCACGGAGCGCCACCGAGCGCGCGCTCGACATCGGCTTTTTCGAACGCGAGAACCACGGAAGCCGCGAGTACGTCCGGCAGACGGCGCGCTATCCCGACGACTGGTTCGGGACGTTGGTGGGAATCGAGAACAAACCGGATCTCGGTACGCCGGGCGACCTCGAATCCCAACTCCGCCGCGACGTGAGCCTCGGACTACTCGATAGCGTGATTCTGGCGACCGCCTCGCACGTGACGGGCGCGCATTTGAACCGGATTCCCGACGCGGTGGGGATCTGGCGGTTCGACCCCGATGGGGGGACTCGTGAAGTGCTGCGCGAGCCGACACCGCTCTCACCGACCGAACCGGGCATCGAGATCGGCACACGAGGAGCGGCGAAGACCGCGATACGGCCGGTGACTGCCGATCAAAAGTCCCGGGCACGCCGGCGCATCGCCGAGCGCGCCTACGGCAAGGGCTGGCGAACTTACGACTTTCCGGGTTGTGCGAGAGTCCAAGACGACGAATTCGCGGGAGCGCGCGGGTTGCCCTACTGCGAGTGGAAGGGACGGTTCGTCCATCCGGCCGCCGAGTGCAGCGCGGACTGTGGGGGTCACGAACCCGCCGACCCACCCGATGTTGACCTCGATGGCGAGCGCGACCGCCGCTCGCCGTGGCTACGGAACCCGGAGCGTCGCCAGCGCCGGCAGGCCGGACTCGGCCGATTTTAG
- a CDS encoding YihY/virulence factor BrkB family protein — protein MSTSARVTSFGRTFVGEVQDKDITFIAASLAYYAFVSLIPLLLLLLVVVSVVVDPSTAEEIVTAATSSLPTSAQRLVEGAVSNQNGAAGATVVSVIALLWSALKLFRGLDTAFSRVYGREAGGIVDQVKNGVVTLAAVGLGAIVAVGLGAAVSLWPVEVVVSGVSLVAIIGTLATLLALVLVLLPLYYFLPGSGVTVREAVPGAVFGAVGFTLLQIAFRIYAASAGAFEAYGVLGGVLLLVTLLYFAGMVLLLGVVLNAVLAGRVAGTERSKGSGLAAQLRSGGRA, from the coding sequence GTGAGTACCAGCGCGCGCGTGACCTCCTTCGGCCGGACGTTCGTCGGGGAGGTACAGGACAAGGACATCACGTTCATCGCAGCGAGCCTCGCCTACTACGCGTTCGTCTCGTTGATACCGCTTCTCCTCCTCTTGCTCGTCGTCGTCTCGGTCGTCGTCGATCCGTCGACGGCCGAGGAGATCGTGACCGCCGCGACGAGTTCGCTCCCCACGAGCGCACAGCGCCTCGTCGAGGGGGCGGTCAGCAACCAGAACGGGGCGGCGGGGGCGACGGTCGTCAGCGTGATCGCGTTGCTCTGGAGCGCGCTCAAGCTGTTTCGCGGTCTCGACACGGCGTTTTCGCGCGTCTACGGTCGTGAAGCGGGCGGTATCGTCGATCAGGTCAAAAACGGCGTCGTCACGCTCGCGGCGGTGGGTCTCGGGGCGATCGTCGCCGTCGGTCTCGGGGCGGCGGTCTCGCTGTGGCCGGTCGAGGTCGTCGTCAGCGGCGTCTCGCTGGTCGCAATCATCGGGACGCTCGCAACGTTGCTCGCGCTCGTGCTCGTCCTCTTGCCGCTGTATTACTTTCTGCCCGGAAGCGGTGTGACGGTCCGCGAGGCGGTGCCGGGAGCGGTCTTCGGGGCCGTCGGGTTCACCCTGCTCCAGATCGCCTTCCGCATCTACGCGGCCAGCGCCGGGGCGTTCGAGGCCTACGGCGTCCTCGGCGGCGTGTTGCTGTTGGTGACGCTTCTGTATTTCGCGGGGATGGTTCTCCTACTCGGAGTGGTGTTGAACGCGGTGCTTGCCGGACGGGTGGCCGGTACCGAGCGCTCCAAGGGCAGCGGTCTCGCTGCGCAGTTGCGCTCGGGGGGACGAGCATGA
- a CDS encoding haloacid dehalogenase type II, giving the protein MAFDPDQVTTVTVDSYSTLVDVESVERALAEHVEEPEPVSTLWRERSLAYTFVANDIDAYQPFYELLRDALSAALAAHDIDLAESEQEEILEEYHDLDVFDDVRDGIERLRDGGYDCYVVSNGNPAMLDSMVEGAKIGDLLEDTVSADEIETFKPDSAIYRHAAGRTGTPIDEIAHVSAGWFDVQGAIHADMQGVWVNRDQQEWEPFDGDADLAVESFHDLADELGV; this is encoded by the coding sequence ATGGCATTCGACCCCGACCAGGTCACGACCGTGACCGTCGATTCGTACAGTACGCTCGTCGACGTCGAGAGCGTCGAGCGCGCGCTCGCCGAGCACGTCGAGGAGCCGGAACCGGTATCGACGCTCTGGCGCGAGCGCTCGCTCGCCTACACCTTCGTCGCCAACGACATCGACGCCTACCAGCCCTTCTACGAACTGCTCCGTGACGCGCTGTCGGCCGCGCTCGCGGCCCACGACATCGACCTCGCGGAGAGCGAACAGGAGGAAATCCTCGAAGAGTATCACGATCTCGACGTGTTCGACGACGTGCGCGACGGCATCGAGCGGCTCAGAGACGGTGGTTATGACTGTTATGTCGTCTCGAACGGCAATCCCGCGATGCTCGATTCGATGGTCGAGGGCGCAAAGATCGGCGACCTCCTCGAAGACACGGTGAGCGCCGACGAGATCGAAACGTTCAAACCCGATTCGGCGATCTACCGCCACGCCGCCGGGCGGACCGGGACGCCGATCGACGAGATCGCCCACGTCTCGGCGGGCTGGTTCGACGTCCAAGGTGCGATACACGCCGATATGCAGGGCGTGTGGGTCAATCGCGACCAGCAGGAGTGGGAACCGTTCGACGGCGACGCCGACCTCGCCGTCGAGAGCTTTCACGATCTCGCCGACGAACTCGGGGTCTGA